The stretch of DNA ATTTGGCAACTGACCAATCGGCAGGGAAGGCCCAGATTTGACTAGCTCCTAGTTCTGTTACTTTCTGAGTAATAAACTCCAGCTTGTCTCCCTTGGGAAAGCCGGATGCGATGGTTACTTGAACGGGCAGTTCCACATTGTCAACTAATTCTTCAACCAATTTAAACTGACGATTTTCCACATCCAAGACGCGCGCCAAGCGCTTGATACCATCATCAAAGACCAAGCTCACCTCATCATCTTCTTTCAAGCGCATGACCTGAAACATATGCTTGCTGGTTTCCTTGTCCTCAATAGTGACAGGAGAGACTGCACAGCCCTTGACAAAATACTGCTGCATGCTAGCCTCCAATCACACCTGAAATATCCTTAGTCTTCTTAAAGACACAGGCATTCCATTCCCCTTGAATCATATGGGTTTCAAGGAAAAATCCAGCTGACTCAGCCGACTCGCGCACCATGTCCCACTTGTCCTTGATAATGCCACTCATGATGAGGTAGCCTTCATCCTTGACCAAGCGATAAGCATCCTCTGTCAGATGAATGAGAATATCCGCCAGGATATTAGCTACAATCACATCTGCCTCAATCTCCACACCCTTAAGCAAATCTCCTGCCGCTACATGAATATTTTCCATACCAGGGTTGAGCTCAATATTTTCCTGAGCAACACGAACCGCTACATCATCCAGGTCATAGGCGAAAATTTCCTTAGCGCCAAGAAGTGAGCTGGCAATGGAGAGAACACCTGAACCAGTCCCCACATCTAGCACCGTTTCGCCACCACGAAGAACCTGCTCCAAGGCAAAAAGGCTCATCTTGGTCGTTGGATGAGTACCCGTACCAAAGGCCATACCAGGATCCAGCTTGATAATCTTTTCTCCCGTAGTCGCCTCATAGTCCGTCCAAGACGGCACAATGGTCAAATCATGAGTGATGCGGGCTGGCTCATAGTATTTCTTCCAGTTGTCCGCCCAGTCTTCCTCAGCCAAGGCAGTCGTCCCCATCTTGACTTCTCCTAAGTCCATAAAATCTGCCAATTCTGCCAGACGTGCCTGCAAGTCTGCCTCAACTGCCGCTACATCAACCGTTTCGGGATAATAGGCTGTCACCACGATTTCTTCTTGCTGCTCGACCTCTGGGAAAATCTCACCGAAGCGATCCACATTTCCCACATAATCCATGCTGTCTTCGATCGCAACACCTTGCGCCCCCAGCTCAATCAGGAGGTTGGAAACCAATTCCTCTCCCTCACGCTTAACCGTTACTTTTAACTCTTGCCATGTTTCCATAATTAAGATACCAAGCCCATAAAACACAAAGCCAAAATAGGAAATTCTCTGAAGACGCTTGAGTCTAAAAGAAGTTTATCTTTTTGGCACAGTGTTTAGGGCAAGTTCAGTTTAGAAATGTAACTGAACTATCCTTTCTATTTCTCTATGCATTTTTTCATGTATACCATATCCATGCCTTCTTTTTCAGGTTCAATATGGGTTTGATGGTAGCCGTTCTTCTCATAGAAAGCAACCATACCTTCATCCTGTAATACCGTACACAAATCCCACTGTTTAATAGTCGAAAATTCCTTTTCCAGTAATCTCAATCCCTCAGAACCATAACCTTTTCCTTGATATTGGGGTAAAATCGCTGCCGTTCCCAACCAAGCCTCCGTCAACTCTTCATTGGTCTGAACTCGTAAAAATCCTATATTTTCGTCCTTTTCTTTCAAAAAGTAGTAATAACTATTGGCACGCTCAACCAATTTCCACTTGATTCGTTCACGGTCCTCTAGGTAGGGATCATACTCATCTTGATATTTCTCATAGACCGCCTTAAAACTGGCTCTTTGAATCGCAATAATCGTTTCTAAATCCTCTGCTCCTGCTCGTTCTAGTCTAATCATAGTTACTCTCCATATAATCCTTCACCCTGTCCTGCAACTGGGGTACAACCCTATCTGATCCAAGAAACTCATTAATGCTCATCAGTTTATAGCCCTGCCCTTCATCGCCAAAGACGATACTATCAAACTGTTCCTGCCTTAACTTGCCAACTAGAAAGACGGAATCCTTCCCCTCAAAAAGCATACTTGGATAAACCTTACTCCAAAGCAGGCAATCCTCAGTCAAATGAATGCCCAGCTCTTCATAAACTTCACGCGCCGCGCACTCAAAAGGACTTTCATTCCCCTCACGGCCACCACCTGGTAACTCCCACATATTGGGCCAAGGAATGCTGGGCTTGTCATCGCGTAAGATAGTTAAAATCCTATCCTCACAAAAGAGGGCAATTTTACAGCCTGTGAAATTAATTCTTTTATTCAATAATTCCATGATTAAGTCTCTTCCTATGATAACAAACTGCTCTATGCTAGCATTCTACTTAGCTATTCTTGAATCAATTTTTGACAATCTAGATCCCAATATGCCTGCCATCTCCCCTGATTCTTACTAAAATAAACCGTAAACTCATCGTTTACATTATCTGCAACATAGCGAAGACTAGGTGGAGCCTCCTCGCAACTCAGTATCCATGGATGAAAATAAAAATATTTCTCTCGCCTCTCTCGACTATTGTTCAACTTTTTCTTGTTCTGAGGAATGGAGTTTTGAAACTCCCTTTCCAAACTGGACTGGATGGCATTATCAAAGTCGTTTAAAGAAGCTATCAACTGCTCAAACTGTTTCTCTTCACCAGTCTTAAAGTAAATCAAAAACTCAAATTCTCCAAAGCCTTCAGAAAACTCAAGTTCCATGATTTTTGCGCTCTCGTCATAAAGTCCCCCTTCATTAAAAAATCGGCGGCTTTCACACTTCAACACTCTCTCAAAATCTAAATTTTCAAATCGATTGCGTGGTAGAGAAATCCCATACTCTTGCGAGTTTGGGCTTATTTTCCTAAATAGCTGCTTGAAAATATGAAACATTTTTACCTCTTTTCTAGACTTCAAACCCTCTTCAGAAACACCAGTTAGATCCCCTTCTCATTTATATCAAGCAATCAAGCCGATTGAAACAAACCTAGCTTGTCAGCTTACAACAGAGTTTTCTTCATGGATTTCCTTCTCCAGCTCCTCTAACCAGTTTTGATAATAGCTTTTCTCATCCCGTAACATCCGACTGCTATTCATTTTCTGTCTAGCAATCTTCATAGCCTTGTGAGTTTGAACTACATCTTTCTTTACCTTAAATTGATACCAAGCTTGAATGACCTGCATATCTGCTGTTTTTAGAGATAAAAAGGATTTGACTCCTCGAATACTTGCATATTCTTCCGCCTTCTTATTATCTCCTTCCATCAGAGCAACTTGAAGAAGGTATAATTGAGAACTAGTTTTAGACATTGGATTGTCTGTTTTATCTAACACAGACTGAAACTGTTGCTTTGCAAGTTCTATATTATCATCCAATATGAATACCAACCCCTGAAGAGTCTGAACACTTTCTGCAAAACTCCCTCTCACCTCCTCATCAACAGGCATGATAAAGTCTTTTAAATCATATTCTTGAGGAGCTAGCAAGGTCTGGGCAGAATGCCTCAACATCAGGTAGGCGTATTTCGTATTTTCAGGGTGTTGTAGCAATTCCCAAATTTTTGCTCCATCGGTGATGCCGACTGGCAAAATGTTATTTAGGAAGAAAGACAAATTAAGAAAAATCCAAGTCCCTGCAAAATACCAGCTTCTTGTCAAAAATCCAAACACTATCGCCAATAATATCAAGCTGAGATGAACCATCAAGCCTCCTGAAAGCATCAGGATGATTCTTTGATCACTTTCATCCTCTTTTAAACCAATGTATTGAGCACCAACATTTTTCAGAATGGCTGTTCTACTAAGATGAAACCTGCCTAACTTTTTGGTCAAAATAAAATGTCCTAACCCAAAAGCCACCAGACGATAGCCTGTCAGATAACCACAAAATGCATGACCAAGCTCATGAAGAATCAAGATTACATACATGCTTAGAAAAGCAAAAGCATAACCAAAACTAAAAACTAATAATGCAGAATAGCCCAACTCTGCAAATGCGATGGTTCCACAAGCAAAAGCTAGCATAATAAAGACAACAGCTAGCACATAAACCAAATAAATCCCAATTTTCTTCATAAAATCTCCAACCAACTCCTAATATCTCGGATAAGGATAAAATTCTCCCTCTTCCAAGCCAACTTTTCCTTCTTCAAAGACTTCTTGGTTCCATTCCATGACGAATTCTTCTGCTTCTGGGTCTTCCAAAAAGTCCATGAGGGCATCTAGTCCAACCTCGGCAGTGTCTTTAAGGAATAGAGCAAAATAAGCTAAAAATTCACGAGAAAAACCTTTTTTAGGTAGGTAAGGAATAACCGTCAAATAGTCTTCCTCATTGACTGTTGATTTGGCAGGATTGTAAAAAAGCACTGCTTCCTCAAAGAGAATGTCATCTGACGAAACCTCTCCGTCTTCATCTACCATCTCCACACCTGCAGCGTTTTGCGCTTCCAATAGAAAACTCACTTCAACCGCGTGGTTACGCTTGTCCCAACTAATCTCAAAGTCAAAGGGAAAATTCTTCTCCAACTCTTCCTCTAAAACATCTAAAAATCCGTATGTTGCCATTTTGTCCTCTTTCTATGCGACTCTTTAATCGCCCCGATTGCTCGGAAATATGCTAAAATAGATACTACCATCTTACCACATATACATCAGAAAATCCACGTTAGAAAGGACTGCTATGCCAGACAATCTCGCACTTCGCATGCGCCCTAAAACCATCGATCAGGTCATCGGTCAGGAACATCTGGTCGGACAAGGAAAAATCATCCGTCGCATGGTGGAAGCCAACCGCCTGTCCTCCATGATTCTATATGGACCTCCTGGAATCGGCAAGACCAGTATTGCTTCAGCCATCGCTGGGACTACTAAGTATGCCTTTCGAACTTTCAATGCGACAGTTGATAGTAAAAAGCGACTGCAAGAAATTGCGGAAGAGGCTAAATTTTCAGGTGGACTTGTACTACTCCTTGACGAGATTCATAGACTAGATAAAACCAAGCAAGACTTCCTCTTGCCTCTCTTGGAAAGTGGTCTGGTCATCATGATTGGCGCTACGACTGAAAATCCTTTCTTCTCTGTCACTCCTGCCATTCGCAGTCGCGTTCAAATTTTTGAGTTGGAACCTCTGTCTAACCAAGAAGTCAAAGAGGCTCTACAGATAGCTCTAAGTAACCCTGAGCGTGGTTTTGATTTTCCAGTAGAACTAGATGAGGATGCGCTGGACTTCATCGCAACCTCTACAAACGGAGACCTGCGCTCTGCCTTTAACTCACTGGATTTGGCTGTTCTTTCTACCCCTGAGAATGATAAGGGCATTCGCCATATCACTCTAGACATCATGGAAAATAGTCTTCAGAGAAGCTACATCACTATGGACAAGGATGGAGACGGTCACTATGATGTTCTATCTGCCCTGCAAAAGTCTATCCGTGGCTCAGATGTTGATGCCAGTCTTCACTATGCTGCCCGCTTGATTGAGGCTGGGGATCTGCCAAGTCTCGCTCGTCGCTTGACCGTTATCGCCTATGAAGATATCGGTTTGGCCAACCCTGAAGCCCAGATTCATACCGTGACTGCTCTGGATGCTGCCCAGAAGATTGGGTTCCCAGAAGCCCGCATTCTCATTGCCAATGTCGTGATTGATTTGGCCCTTTCTCCAAAATCCAACTCAGCCTATGTAGCTATGGATAAGGCACTTGCTGACCTCAAAACATCAGGGCACTTGCCTATTCCGCGACACCTGCGTGATGGACACTACAGCGGAAGCAAGGAACTAGGGAATGCCCAAGACTATCTCTATCCACACAACTATCCTGGAAATTGGGTCAAGCAAGACTATCTACCAGAAAAAATTCGTAATCATCACTATTTCCAAGCAGAAGATACTGGTAAATATGAACGGGCTTTGGCTCAAAGAAAGGAAGCTATCGACCGTTTGCGAAAAATCTGAAATCCTTTTCAAAAAATTGCACTTTCCTCTTGATTTTTTTTGAAAAAGTGGTATTATATAAACATAGAAACGCTGTGGTGTACGACTTCACACTTAAGTGTTGACCGACTATTTTTTGTATTATTAGGGAAACAAAAGTCTTCTAACAGCATGTAGGCCGTCTCACACGGAAACAGCTTCAGTTAGAGCGAGTTGCCCACCTGCTTAATTGCGCGGGTTCAATACAAACCGTGAAGTTTCGGCACCAATACAGCTTTTTTCTTTGCCTCCTTAGCTCAGCTGGCAGAGCAGCGGACTCTTAATCCGTGGGTCACAGGTTCGATCCCTGTAGGGGGCATAATTTAGTGCCTAAAAGCCTTATTCTAAAGGCTTTTTTTCGTATCTGTTCTACTTTTGTTCTACCAACGGATACTCACTTAAAAGGTTTCGAATAATCTGATGTTCTTTTTCTTTCTTCTCTTTTAAAAGATGACCATATGTTTCTGTTACCTGTTTTATATTTTTATGACCCATTACATGAGCAACCACCCAGATATCAATTCCCTTTGCAAGCAACATGCTAGCATAAGTATGCCTTATACCCGTAGCAGTTAAATTATATGGAAAAATTTCTAGTTTTTTTAGTATCGTTTGTAAACTTTGATTTACAGCATTGTTACTAGGAACTCCATACACAGTATCATAGAAGAGGAAATTTTCTTTTTCCTTAATCCCTTGATTTTTATAGACAATCTTTTGTTCTTTCTTTAATAATTTCAAAACCTCAGATGTTTCTTCATCTATAGGTACATCTCGAACAGATGTATCCGTTTTGGGTGGTCTCCATTTATAATTATAGTAGCGCCTATAAGTGTGAATTACTTGATTTTCAAAATCAACGCAATCCCAAGTTAAACCTAAAATCTCTCCGAAACGCATCCCTGTTTTAAAGGAAACAAACAAAAGATAAGGAATCACAGATTTACTGTAATTAAGATGACTTTTTAAATGAACTAAAATCTTATAATAGTCTTCAATATTATCAATATATTTTTCGTCTGTTGTCTTGCTTTTCTTCATCCCTGAAATAATCGCACCATCAGTAAAATCAACTATATCTAATTGGTCACGTTGAGCAAACTGAATGACTTTTCGGATTTCTGAGTTTAGTCGTGCTACAGTATCTTTTGTAACCCTCTCAGCATACGAATTTAAAGCTCGTTGATATTGACTAAAACGAATAGAAGTTGCCGATCTATCTTGAAAAAGTTCCTTTATCAAGTCCCCTCTCTTCATATGCTTAAAAAGCGTTGATTCACTTTTTCCAAGTGGTCTTACAACAACATCAAACCACTCTTCCCATAACTCATATAAACTAGCTTGCGAATTAATTTTTGCACCTGACATCAACTTCAATTCGATAGCTAAAGCTTCTTTTTCTGCTTCCTTCTTCGTTCGGAAACCACCTTTTGATGCAACAAGTTTTTTGTCACTATCTACAATTCTATAATCCCATGTACCACCTTTTGTACGTTGTCTAAAAGTTGCCAATAGTTACCTCTTTCATTAGATAACCAAGGTTTTTGCCAAGGCTATTATATCATAATTTCTCTAAAGTTTTCTTCAAACCATTGTTTTGTTTTACTCGCCAAAAAGAAATAGCGTCCACCTTGGTTCTCAGGATATTTAACAAACCCATTTGGATTTAATTCAACATCAATTTCTCTACGGATTTTTGGGTTATACAATACATTATCAAGTAACCACGGTCTTGAAACTGATAAAAGTTGTAGAACATCAGATAAGGTCATATACCTACCTTGAGAAGAGTTATGTTGTAAATTATCATATTCTTTTCTATCAACGATAATTTTATCTTCTGGCAATTGTATCTCTATATTGATTAAATCAACAGTAATTTTATTTATCTCAGTCATAGAAAATTCTCCTTTTTTATGAGACAATAGTATAGAGATGGTGAAAATCATCCCTATACTATTTTTCACGCAATATTACTCTTTATTTTTAGGTCGTTTCGGAGTAATATTGTTTTTTTGATAGAATAAATTAAAACTATCTTCAAAATACTCTTTATAATTTAATTGAGAGAGCTCTGAACCAAATTTGTTAATCCATAGCTCAACATCTTGGTTTGGTAGGTAGTTCCACTCATACTCTTGAATTAGCCTAATGATAAAGTGATTACGGGCTTGCGTACCCCAAATTTCCTCAATTTTCTTTAGAAGTGGATAAAATCCGCTACCTTTTAACAAATAAGAAATGGTTGCTAATAAATCATTATTTCGAGAGTTTAAGGATTCAAGCTCTGGGAAGCTACCAAATCCTTTAAGTAAATCACTAGTGAATGGCAACAGTTGACCAGTCTTGGTGTCATGAAAACAATACTTGTCAATCATTTTATTAACAATGAGCTTGCTCAAATCTTGAGGGCTATCAATATCAAGAAGTAAGGCTAGTATTTGATTGCTATAAGTTCCTTTGTAAGAAGCTTCCATACGGACCCAAGAATTGCAATACTTAGTTAAGTGCATATAGCGACCTTGATTGTCTAATTGTTCCTGATACTTGTTATAGATCCGCAACAGAGCATTTACATTCTTTTTCTTGCTACCAATATATATCGTTTGCGCCTGACCATTTACTTCTTGAGCGCTAATGTTAGAAACATTTTTACGTCCCTTGTGATTGGTAATGATATATCGCTTACCTTTCATACTTTGGTAAAGCTCACTGACAGACATTGGATAATTAAAGTAATCAACAGCAAGGTCAATACGAGAGAGGCGCAAGTCATAATAGTCAGCGTACAGCAGTTGTGCTATATTGTGAACGTCAATTGCTTCACTATAATAGTCTTGATAGGAGGCTTTATAGTGAGACAAAGCCGATGCAGAAAATTTCAGGATAATTCCCATAGTAAAATTAGTTTGATGCCAAGCAATCGCAAAGTAATAAGGGAGATTCTGAAAGGTAAAGCCGTCAGTATAGCCTGCTGGTGAGGTTTTCAGTGGAATATAATCTCCAAATAGAACTGGGAGGGATAGCTTTTCTGCTACTGTTTCAGATAGAGATAAAGCAATTTGATGCCAATTATCTGGATATTCTCCTACAGTATCTTCTGTCGGTTTGATGACAAACGTAGCTTCATCGATACTAGTCATGATGACTGGCTTGCGGTTATTGTTTTTTTGAAGATACTCTTCAATTTCATTTTTATAAGACATAATCTCCTTCTTTCAGTTCGCCTAATAAGTGAAAATTAACAAGGCGGTGGATTATTTTTGTTAACTATTACTTGAGTAGCGAAATTTCTATATTTTAATTATTCCACTATTTCAAGGAATAAGCACCCTAAGTTTTATCAAGTACGAAAAGACTTGATTTGAGAGCTTTTTAAAGTAGAGAGAAGTTCTTTCCCTAAAGTGGGATTTCTAAAGCAAAGAATTTAGGTGACAATGGAACGGGGGTTATTACATATCCCCCTA from Streptococcus mitis encodes:
- the prmA gene encoding 50S ribosomal protein L11 methyltransferase — translated: METWQELKVTVKREGEELVSNLLIELGAQGVAIEDSMDYVGNVDRFGEIFPEVEQQEEIVVTAYYPETVDVAAVEADLQARLAELADFMDLGEVKMGTTALAEEDWADNWKKYYEPARITHDLTIVPSWTDYEATTGEKIIKLDPGMAFGTGTHPTTKMSLFALEQVLRGGETVLDVGTGSGVLSIASSLLGAKEIFAYDLDDVAVRVAQENIELNPGMENIHVAAGDLLKGVEIEADVIVANILADILIHLTEDAYRLVKDEGYLIMSGIIKDKWDMVRESAESAGFFLETHMIQGEWNACVFKKTKDISGVIGG
- a CDS encoding GNAT family N-acetyltransferase, with the protein product MIRLERAGAEDLETIIAIQRASFKAVYEKYQDEYDPYLEDRERIKWKLVERANSYYYFLKEKDENIGFLRVQTNEELTEAWLGTAAILPQYQGKGYGSEGLRLLEKEFSTIKQWDLCTVLQDEGMVAFYEKNGYHQTHIEPEKEGMDMVYMKKCIEK
- a CDS encoding NUDIX hydrolase, yielding MELLNKRINFTGCKIALFCEDRILTILRDDKPSIPWPNMWELPGGGREGNESPFECAAREVYEELGIHLTEDCLLWSKVYPSMLFEGKDSVFLVGKLRQEQFDSIVFGDEGQGYKLMSINEFLGSDRVVPQLQDRVKDYMESNYD
- a CDS encoding M50 family metallopeptidase; translation: MKKIGIYLVYVLAVVFIMLAFACGTIAFAELGYSALLVFSFGYAFAFLSMYVILILHELGHAFCGYLTGYRLVAFGLGHFILTKKLGRFHLSRTAILKNVGAQYIGLKEDESDQRIILMLSGGLMVHLSLILLAIVFGFLTRSWYFAGTWIFLNLSFFLNNILPVGITDGAKIWELLQHPENTKYAYLMLRHSAQTLLAPQEYDLKDFIMPVDEEVRGSFAESVQTLQGLVFILDDNIELAKQQFQSVLDKTDNPMSKTSSQLYLLQVALMEGDNKKAEEYASIRGVKSFLSLKTADMQVIQAWYQFKVKKDVVQTHKAMKIARQKMNSSRMLRDEKSYYQNWLEELEKEIHEENSVVS
- a CDS encoding DUF3013 family protein codes for the protein MATYGFLDVLEEELEKNFPFDFEISWDKRNHAVEVSFLLEAQNAAGVEMVDEDGEVSSDDILFEEAVLFYNPAKSTVNEEDYLTVIPYLPKKGFSREFLAYFALFLKDTAEVGLDALMDFLEDPEAEEFVMEWNQEVFEEGKVGLEEGEFYPYPRY
- a CDS encoding replication-associated recombination protein A, whose product is MPDNLALRMRPKTIDQVIGQEHLVGQGKIIRRMVEANRLSSMILYGPPGIGKTSIASAIAGTTKYAFRTFNATVDSKKRLQEIAEEAKFSGGLVLLLDEIHRLDKTKQDFLLPLLESGLVIMIGATTENPFFSVTPAIRSRVQIFELEPLSNQEVKEALQIALSNPERGFDFPVELDEDALDFIATSTNGDLRSAFNSLDLAVLSTPENDKGIRHITLDIMENSLQRSYITMDKDGDGHYDVLSALQKSIRGSDVDASLHYAARLIEAGDLPSLARRLTVIAYEDIGLANPEAQIHTVTALDAAQKIGFPEARILIANVVIDLALSPKSNSAYVAMDKALADLKTSGHLPIPRHLRDGHYSGSKELGNAQDYLYPHNYPGNWVKQDYLPEKIRNHHYFQAEDTGKYERALAQRKEAIDRLRKI
- a CDS encoding tyrosine-type recombinase/integrase; the protein is MATFRQRTKGGTWDYRIVDSDKKLVASKGGFRTKKEAEKEALAIELKLMSGAKINSQASLYELWEEWFDVVVRPLGKSESTLFKHMKRGDLIKELFQDRSATSIRFSQYQRALNSYAERVTKDTVARLNSEIRKVIQFAQRDQLDIVDFTDGAIISGMKKSKTTDEKYIDNIEDYYKILVHLKSHLNYSKSVIPYLLFVSFKTGMRFGEILGLTWDCVDFENQVIHTYRRYYNYKWRPPKTDTSVRDVPIDEETSEVLKLLKKEQKIVYKNQGIKEKENFLFYDTVYGVPSNNAVNQSLQTILKKLEIFPYNLTATGIRHTYASMLLAKGIDIWVVAHVMGHKNIKQVTETYGHLLKEKKEKEHQIIRNLLSEYPLVEQK
- a CDS encoding DUF771 domain-containing protein, which translates into the protein MTEINKITVDLINIEIQLPEDKIIVDRKEYDNLQHNSSQGRYMTLSDVLQLLSVSRPWLLDNVLYNPKIRREIDVELNPNGFVKYPENQGGRYFFLASKTKQWFEENFREIMI
- a CDS encoding replication initiation factor domain-containing protein → MSYKNEIEEYLQKNNNRKPVIMTSIDEATFVIKPTEDTVGEYPDNWHQIALSLSETVAEKLSLPVLFGDYIPLKTSPAGYTDGFTFQNLPYYFAIAWHQTNFTMGIILKFSASALSHYKASYQDYYSEAIDVHNIAQLLYADYYDLRLSRIDLAVDYFNYPMSVSELYQSMKGKRYIITNHKGRKNVSNISAQEVNGQAQTIYIGSKKKNVNALLRIYNKYQEQLDNQGRYMHLTKYCNSWVRMEASYKGTYSNQILALLLDIDSPQDLSKLIVNKMIDKYCFHDTKTGQLLPFTSDLLKGFGSFPELESLNSRNNDLLATISYLLKGSGFYPLLKKIEEIWGTQARNHFIIRLIQEYEWNYLPNQDVELWINKFGSELSQLNYKEYFEDSFNLFYQKNNITPKRPKNKE